The stretch of DNA AAGGAGTACAATATCTCCATTGCCTTGTCACTCACATTCTTACTCAAAAGTGTATCTTGGTTACCTTCATTTATGCTCATAACGGGGCTGTGGATAGAGTTGCTCTTTGGGACAAGCTCAGATTCTTCTCTAGGGGGCATCATATCCCTTGGGTTTGTTTAGGGGACTTTAATGTCTCTTTGACAGGTGCTGAGAGACTGGGGTGCCTTCTTCATGAGAGGGAGATGGCAGAATTTCGTGCTTGCGTTGAGGACTGTCATTTGCATGACCACCCCTATACTGGTGGTCTTTACACTTGGCATAATAAGCAAGGTGTCTCCCCTAAATGGTCTAAGCTTGATCGTGCTCTTGTCAATGCTTCTTGGTATCATTATGTTTCTTCTTCTACTGTGTCTTTTCTACCTGCAGGGGTTTCTGATCATTCTGCTATTCTTCTTTCTGCTTTTTCTTCTACTGGCTCTTTTGCTAGGCCCTTCCACTATTTGAATTGCTGGGCTCTTTCCCAATCATTCTCTGAGTGTGTTTCTCAGGCTTGGCAGGTGTCCTTCCGTGGTAGCAAAATGAATGCTCTCTTCTCCAAACTTAGACACTTGAAGAGGGGGCTTAAATCTCTTCATAGTGCTGAGTTTTCTGGTCTTACTAAACGTGTGGAGGATGCAAGGCTACACTTATCTGATTGCCAGTTCCAACTGCAGGCTACTCCATTGAACACCCTTCTTTTAGCCCAGGAGAAGGAGCTGCTTCATAAGTATTCTGTCCTAAAGCATGCTGAGATGCGAGTCCTTGCTCAGAGGGCCAAAATTCAGCACCTACAGTTCAGTGACTCCAACACTAAATACTTTTATGCACATATTAAAGCTAGGAGGCTTAGGAATACCATTGGGGCAATTGAGGATGCTCATGGGACTCTCCACCAGGGCCACTCTCAGGTTTCCAAGGCTTTTGTTGGTTTTTATACTGACTTGTTGGGCACTTCAGCATCAGTTACCCCCCTTCCTGATGCTCTTTTTGCCACTCATATTCTTGAATCTACTGTGGACATGGTTGGCCATGTTACTTCTCGAGAGATTACTGCTGCTTTGTTCTCTATAGATCAGAATAAAAGTCCAGGAATTGACGGTTATTCATCAGGTTTCTTTAAGGATTCCTGGGCTATTATTGGTTCTGACTTCCAAGAGGCAGTACAGGAGTTTTTTGCAAAAGGTGTCCTTCCTCGTGCAGCTGCCTCCACTGTTATTGCCCTGGTTCTTAAGGTTGATTCTCCTAAATCAGTCACGGAGTTTCGACCTATTTCATGTTGCACCGTTTTCTATAAAACTATCAGCAAGATCTTAGCAAACCGGATGAAGACTGTGCTTGGGGATATCATTGGTTTAGAACAAGCAGCGTTCATTGAAGGTCGTGACTTGTTTGATAACTCTATGTTAGTGCATGAGATGACACACAAGTATAATAGGAGCTTACTCTCACCTAGATGCATCTTAAAAATTGACATCCGAAAGGCGTTTGATTCTGTCAATTGGGACTTCTTGGCAAATTGTTTGAGGCTCTTCAACTTTCCTCCTCTTTTTGTTAAGTGGGTCCTAGCTTGTGTTACTAATTCCTACTTCTCCATCAATGTTAATGGCTCTAATGAAGGGTTCTTCCCAGGTAGGAGAGGTTTGCGACAGGGAGATCCCCTCTCTCCCTATTTGTTTACTCTTTGTATGGAGGTTCTTTCTCGGCTTCTTCATAAGCTGCCTGCGTACCCTGGCTTTTCTTACCATCCTAAATGTCTGAAAATTAATCTCACACATTTAGTTTTCGCTGACGACTTATTGGTTTTTACCAGAGGAGATTTGCCCTCCATTTAAGCCGTAGACTCTTGTTTAGCCTTATTTGCTCAATACTCAGGGCTCCATGCCAATCCAATGAAGTCTAGCTTGtactttgggggggggggggggttcccCTTCTCTGAAAGCTACTATTCTTGCTTCCACGGGGTATGTTGAGGGCAGCTTCCCGGTTAAATACCTTGGAATTCCTTTGTTCAGTGCTCGGTTAACTCAACCAATGTTTGCACCCTTGCTTGACAAAATTCGGTTGCACATTGGTCACTGGGCTAACAGCTTGCTGAGCTATGCTGGTAAAATTCAGTTGATTAATTCGGTTATTTTTTGTTTGCAAAACTTTTGGGGGTCGAGTGTGCTTCTCCCAAAAGGGATTGTTAAAAAGGTTAATAAACTGTGTAAGGATTTTCTTTGGGGTATTGAAGAAGGTCATACTAAACTGACTTTCAAGAGTTGGGATAACTTTTGTTTGCCTCGGGAAGAGGGTGGAGTTGACATTAAGGAGGTGCTTAGTTGGAACAGGGCGCAACTACTATTGTGGCTTCATAAACTTGTTCTTCACTCAGATACCATATGGGTGAGGTGGGTTGAGGCCTACATTCTTAAGGGCACTTCGCTCTGGGACTTCAAACTCACTTCTGCCTATTCTTGGTTCTGGGGAAGTATTATTTCGTGTAGAGACCTTCTAGTTCAGCACTTGGGAGGGCCTCTGCATGCTAGCCTGTTTTTGCAAGGTAAAGACTATAAGACTTGTTTTTATGAGATGATCCGTCCTAAGGGGACTCCTTTTGCCCATTGCAAAACGGTTTGGGATCCACTCTGTTTTCCCAAGCACCGTGTTATTGGGCTTTTGGCTATTCAAAACAGGCTTCCTACAATAGATAATCTGTGCAAGCGAGGTTTGGTGTTGGTGAATAGGTGTGCTCTCTGTGAATCCAGCCTTGAAACCATCTCCCACCTCTTCTTTCGTTGTTCTTATTCTGCTGTGGTCTGGCAAGCCATAGCGTTTTGGCTGCATATTCTTCCTGAAGTTCGTCTCTCAGAGCTCCTTCATTGGTATAAGACTCGTAATCGAGGGCGTAGTCAGTTGAAAAGGTAACGTCGTTGTGCTTTGATGTGTGCTTTGTACCTTCTGTGGCAAGAGCGGAACAAGCGCATTTTCAAGGGAATTTCGACTCCGCCAGTTTCTCTTATTAAGAAGATTAAGTTTCTTGTTCTTCTTAGTCCTTCTTGATTCTTGGTTGTTTGCTTGTATTTGGTTCTTGTTTTGGTTTTTAGGTGGCCTCACTGGCTCCCTTGTAGGGGATTAGGATCTTGTACtcccataattttttttattaatatattgATCCTGACTTTctgcaaaaataaaaataaaaataatagtagtggtagtggtagtggtagtggtagtggtagtggtagtggtagtggtagtggtagtggtagtggtagtggtagtggtagtggtagtggtagtggtagtggtagtggtagtggtagtggtagtaatagtaatagtaatagtaatagtaatagtaatagtaatagtaatagtaatagtaatagtaatagtaatagtaatagtaatagtaatagtaatagtaatagtaatagtaatagtaatagtaatagtaatagtaatagtaatagtaatagtaatagtaatagtaatagtaatagtaatagtaatagtaatagtaatagtaatagtaatagtaatagtaatagtaatagtaatagtaatagtaatagtaatagtaatagtaatagtaatagtaatagtaataatagtaatagtaatagtaatagtaatagtaatagtaatagtaatagtaatagtaatagtaatagtaatagtaatagtaatagtaatagtaatagtaatagtaatagtaatagtaatagtaatagtaatagtaatagtaatagtaatagtaatagtaatagtaatagtaatagtaatagtaatagtaatagtaatagtaatagtcaTAGTCATAGTCATAGTCATAGTCATAGTCATAGTCATAGTCATAGtcatagtattattattattaatactatttattaatattaatattatttcaaTTAATTCATTTTCCCAATCAATCGTTTAGTTCGATTCAAATTTATTCAATTCGATTAATTTCATTCCATTCATTCATCTcattccattcgattcgattcgattcgattcattcattctccattgattgattcgatttcaTTTTGATTCATTTATTCGATTATTTCGATTGATTCAAATTTAAAAAGCGAAAAGAATGGCCTATGTGTTCGTAAACTTGTGCGGAGTTGAGTGACCGTCTAAGGCAAACGTCAAGACCTTCAATTTGCAAGTTATCTTTTGGTCGTTTTCGGGTTATCGGGTTATCTTTTGGGTCGGGTCAGATTCGGATTATCAGTTTGGTTGGGTCAAAAGTCAGGTCAGGCCGGGTTACCAAGGAAGCCGGGTTGACTCGGGTCACGGGTTGGGTCGGGTTCGATTTCGGGTTAGCCATACTCGGGTTACGGTCATCATCATTTTCGGGTTCTATCGGGTTGGGTTACTCAGATCGGGACAGACTTGTCAGCTCTAGAGTACGAATGAAAGTGTAACTCGTACAAAACCATACGAAAAAAAGTCGCTACAAAAATACATCTCTCAAATGTATTGTGTTTGTAGATGGGACTGATATTTGGATCGTCTCCCACTGTTTCACTGAGACCGTATCTTGGAAGAATGTGAACTATTTAAGTCGATAATCTATGTTCATCATATAAAAACCAAACTCGTACATACGAATGAACCCAATAGAAGAAGATAACCCCCTCAATAAATCTCACAAAAAGAATCCAACTGAATGTATATAATCCAAAATACAAGAGGGTACAAAAGACCTCCAACAATACATAGCTGTATATAACACTAGCACACAAGTCTTCCACCGGAACAAACAAGTTGGCAGCTAGCTGCTCGACTCTACTAGAATAATACGGTGAAGAGAACAGATCCAACCACTAAACTTCCGATCATCTTAGACATAGACAACATCTCAGCACCACTCTGCAAAACAACATTTAGCCCATTTTTAAGGTTGTATGTATAGCAGCATTAGCACTATctaaccaaaacaaaacaaaactacaTTCTCACGAATTTTTCAAGTAGAAATGGTTTATCATCCTAAAAAGCATGATGAGGCACGACTGTTGAACAAGTTAGCCACAAACCAAGTATGGACTATGGAGTACTAATTATTTGTGTGATGCTAGCAGACTCTCAGATCTTCGCTTCTCTATATTGCGAATTTGCAATATTAACTAGTGTTTTATGCTGGGTATTCATTCGTACACAGTATAAAAAGAGTTCCAGAGGTCCCAGTATCAAATAATGAATTGCTAATAAGTAATAACATACATAGAAAATAGACACAAAACCTAGAAAAAATATTATTCTCTGAACATAATGAGTGTTAAATTTAATATTGAATTGCTGCCATTTGGTACCAAACATAAAACCCCCACAGGCCAGAGCATTATAATTAGACATGATAGTATGGACCCGCAAAAATCCAATCTAACAACCTTTCAACATTATGAAATGGCATGTAGCAGTAGTTGATACTTCTTCAGATCTAAGCAATGCAACTATTATTAAAACAACAACGAGAGTGACAACTATACAATTACATTACTCCTATCTTTTTACATGTCAAGTGCCTCGCCAACTAACATcggttgtttgattatcatataGAGTTAGACGGAGCAACCAACAATTCCCTTTAAAGCTAAGCTACTGATCCTCAACAGGATTTGGACCTATTAGGTAACATAAGACTTTCCCATATTTAACCTCATTTTATCACTTTGATAATCCCTTATTCAAGTTATCTATTTTAGGTACTATTCTGGTTCAAACTAAGAAATACGAGTACTACTTGATTTATTTGGTAGAATATGAATTCTCTCTTTAATACTCCAGATCAGATATAATATAAGATCAAAATGCTATGGAGCTAGATTTGTACCGACCTTTGATTTTTCAAAATTGACGCATTATTTAAGATTTGTGAGTGCAATTTCAAATAAACGCGACAATCCTTAAAAACCGAAAGAGAgggtaacattttttttttttttttcagtttttctAACTGGGAACCGGTAAGATTCACAAGATATATCCATTAAGTGTGGTAAAAATGAGTTTATATTTTAATATCTCACATGAAAATATAGCATAAATCTTTCCACATATGCCCATAGGACACGTTTTTAATTAACAACTCTCATCATCTTAAATTTCAaagaagcttcaaagaaagaatgtTGGAAGGTGGAGAGAATTGCAAATTGTAGCGAAAATAAGAGTAGAAGTAATTTGAGCAACCAAGAAGCGGTCCAATTATAACTATAATTGACTCCGGTCAACTTCACAAAACTGCTTTAACTTATTAAATAAAGTAAACCATACATATATAATCTTCAAATTTAAAAAGTGCATCATGTGAGTTTAACAGATTTTATCTATGACCTTTTATTGTTTGAGATTTTCGAAAATACCAATATtaatcttttaaaaaaaaaagaaacgacaGCAATAATAAAAGCATAGAGGTTGGAAAGATACATGAGACATGTTCCTTGGGAACCTAAAAGATACCTCCAACAAGAATGCAGACAGACAAATTAAACAACAGTAGTGAGGCGCATATTAGCACTAGTAACGTTTAAAAACACATGAATAATAATTAGCAAAATGGAGCGTACAAACAGTAGATCTAACTATATAAGCATCAGATCTAAACTACATTGCAGCAGATCATCTACTAAATCTCATCTATCATTTAGGGCTCGCttggaatgagagtaattattaagggagtaatagggttaaaatgaactaaaaaatggaggaAAGGGATGAAGATGAGAGATAGAAATGGATAAAAATGGggaaatatagtgtaatagtTCCTACATTAAGGAAGTAATTTTTACCTACCTCCCCCTCAAGTAATTATTACTCCCCTAATGGATGAactattacactatatttccCCATTTCTATCTCTCATCCTCATCGCTcccctccattttttagttcattttagctctattactcccttaataattaatCTCAATCCAAACGAGCCCATAATAATACTCATTTATCAACACATTCACAACTCATTCCAACACCAAATCATGTAATGAACTACACTCTCCTTTCTATTTGTTCACTTCACCTTGTCGTACTGTTTCACATATTTTAATGTTAAGACGTATACACGCACAAATCACATTTATTTACTACGAGTAGTATATTTTGAAAAACGGAGACAATAAAGTAATGTACTAGTGTACTACTACTAGTACATACCCCCTGTTTAAATTTGAGGGAGTAAACTTAAAGCATTTAAATTATGGAAGTTATAAATACCTGGTCTTCTTGGGAAGTAGGACCGGGAGAGAGAGCACCGGAGTCAGCGGAAGGACCAGGGGAACCAATTGGAGGAGCAGGTGGGCTAGAGAGTGCCGGAGAAGGCGAGGGAGTCTCTGGCTTCTTCTTAGTAGGAGCAGGCGCCGGGGTGGCTActggtggtggagtggccggaggaGGGGCGGACACTGGTGGCGGGGTAGCAGGAGGTGGGGCGGATAGTGGTGGGGGTGTTGCTGGTGGTGGAGCGGAGACTGGTGGGGGAGTGGCTGGAGGAGGGGAGGACACTGGTGGTGGAGTGGACGGAGGAGGGGCGGATACTGGTGGAGGAGTAGCGGAGACTGTTGGTGGGGGAGTGGCGGTGACTGTTGGTGGTGGAGTAGTTGTTGTGGTGGGAGGTGATGCGGAGACGG from Silene latifolia isolate original U9 population chromosome 10, ASM4854445v1, whole genome shotgun sequence encodes:
- the LOC141607782 gene encoding uncharacterized protein LOC141607782; the protein is MFAPLLDKIRLHIGHWANSLLSYAGKIQLINSVIFCLQNFWGSSVLLPKGIVKKVNKLCKDFLWGIEEGHTKLTFKSWDNFCLPREEGGVDIKEVLSWNRAQLLLWLHKLVLHSDTIWVRWVEAYILKGTSLWDFKLTSAYSWFWGSIISCRDLLVQHLGGPLHASLFLQGKDYKTCFYEMIRPKGTPFAHCKTVWDPLCFPKHRVIGLLAIQNRLPTIDNLCKRGLVLVNRCALCESSLETISHLFFRCSYSAVVWQAIAFWLHILPEVRLSELLHWYKTRNRGRSQLKR
- the LOC141605680 gene encoding uncharacterized protein LOC141605680 — protein: MDLKSILLISLICIVVASVGGQSPASAPTVTTQPPPTAQPPTVSASPPTTTTTPPPTVTATPPPTVSATPPPVSAPPPSTPPPVSSPPPATPPPVSAPPPATPPPLSAPPPATPPPVSAPPPATPPPVATPAPAPTKKKPETPSPSPALSSPPAPPIGSPGPSADSGALSPGPTSQEDQSGAEMLSMSKMIGSLVVGSVLFTVLF